The following are encoded in a window of bacterium genomic DNA:
- a CDS encoding HAMP domain-containing histidine kinase: MSEINLQNESILVTVRKHWVILARDSAAAVIAGFLPFFLIGIVSNAPYGFTADLSFLNVISILWLLVCWMVLAMIWTAYYLDIWIVTDKHIYVIDQVGLFDRKVRTLSLDRIEEINVRTDGFLQTYFNFGSIDILTASPTEENAHFEGMPDPPYVRALILDQIEHFVKLEKENKELVTTTKDQEKLIHLVGHEVKGYLTKSSAAFAAIAEGDLGQVPQPVSQIAGSALQETRKGVDTVMNILHGANPAKGTFAIDKKPFDAKAAILAIAQSLKPSAEAKGLTFNLFAGEGTYNLIGDEAKLRDHVFRNLIDNSIRYTQSGGIRMDIHTNGAAMRFEVKDSGVGITPEDMQKLFTEGGHGEHSTDVNPESTGFGLSIAKQVVEAHGGKIWAESAGAGQGSTFIVELPMAY, translated from the coding sequence ATGTCTGAAATAAATCTACAGAACGAGAGCATATTGGTAACCGTGCGTAAGCACTGGGTCATCCTCGCGCGCGATTCCGCCGCTGCGGTCATTGCCGGATTCCTGCCGTTCTTCCTCATCGGCATCGTGAGTAATGCGCCCTATGGATTCACGGCAGACCTCTCATTCCTCAATGTCATCTCCATCCTCTGGCTTCTGGTGTGCTGGATGGTGCTCGCGATGATCTGGACCGCCTACTACCTCGACATCTGGATCGTCACCGACAAGCATATCTATGTGATCGATCAGGTCGGACTCTTCGATCGCAAGGTGCGCACGCTCTCCCTTGATCGCATTGAAGAGATCAATGTCCGCACCGACGGCTTCCTCCAGACCTACTTCAACTTCGGGTCCATCGACATCCTCACGGCGAGTCCGACCGAAGAGAACGCGCATTTCGAAGGCATGCCGGATCCGCCCTACGTTCGTGCACTCATCCTCGATCAGATCGAGCACTTCGTGAAGCTTGAGAAAGAAAACAAGGAACTGGTGACAACGACGAAGGATCAAGAGAAGCTCATCCATCTTGTCGGCCATGAGGTGAAGGGGTACCTCACGAAAAGCTCAGCCGCCTTCGCTGCCATTGCCGAGGGCGATCTTGGCCAAGTGCCGCAGCCGGTCTCGCAGATCGCCGGTTCAGCGCTCCAGGAAACCCGAAAGGGCGTGGATACGGTCATGAATATCCTCCACGGGGCGAATCCTGCGAAAGGAACGTTCGCCATCGACAAGAAACCCTTTGACGCGAAAGCGGCAATCTTGGCGATCGCACAATCACTCAAGCCTTCTGCAGAAGCCAAAGGGCTCACCTTCAATCTGTTTGCCGGCGAGGGTACGTATAACCTCATCGGCGACGAAGCGAAGCTCCGCGATCACGTCTTCCGCAACCTCATCGACAACAGCATCCGCTATACACAAAGCGGCGGCATCCGCATGGACATCCATACGAATGGGGCCGCGATGCGATTCGAGGTGAAAGACAGCGGCGTCGGCATCACCCCAGAAGACATGCAGAAGCTTTTCACCGAAGGCGGACATGGCGAGCATTCGACCGACGTAAATCCCGAATCCACCGGTTTCGGCCTCTCGATCGCCAAACAGGTCGTCGAAGCCCATGGCGGGAAGATCTGGGCTGAATCAGCCGGAGCGGGCCAAGGCTCCACCTTCATTGTCGAATTGCCGATGGCGTACTAG
- a CDS encoding SET domain-containing protein-lysine N-methyltransferase: MGEISVDERFEVREGRPGTGMGLFARMPIKKGEFIIEYTGTKIPTATADESESRYLFEVDDVWTIDGPVPENTAGYINHDCYPNVEAEIEDGKINIYAQEDIPAGAELTIDYDQEYFDEFLKPIGCKCASCASGKISPHLKPKSEQENEED, translated from the coding sequence ATGGGGGAAATCAGCGTTGATGAGCGTTTTGAAGTGCGCGAAGGACGTCCGGGCACCGGCATGGGGCTTTTTGCACGCATGCCGATCAAGAAAGGCGAATTCATCATCGAATACACGGGTACGAAGATCCCGACGGCGACCGCCGATGAATCGGAATCCCGCTACCTCTTTGAAGTCGACGATGTGTGGACCATCGACGGTCCGGTACCGGAGAATACCGCGGGATATATCAATCACGACTGCTATCCGAACGTCGAGGCGGAGATCGAGGACGGTAAGATCAATATCTACGCGCAAGAGGATATCCCTGCCGGAGCCGAACTGACCATCGATTACGATCAGGAATATTTCGACGAGTTCCTGAAGCCGATCGGCTGCAAGTGCGCATCATGCGCGAGCGGAAAGATCTCTCCGCACCTGAAGCCGAAGAGCGAGCAGGAAAACGAGGAGGACTAA
- a CDS encoding VIT1/CCC1 transporter family protein: MSVRSHLKHQLGNLVYGANDGIITTFAVIAGAVGAGFSHSVIIVLGVANLVADGFSMAASKYLSVKSEQSIDQEGSKNRSALRDSVATFAAFALAGLLPLIPFLVPGSMRNEFVISAAATAIAFFLVGAARSFVIRKGFLLAGLEMLIVGGAAASIAYGLGKWVETLIR, encoded by the coding sequence ATGTCGGTGAGATCCCACCTCAAGCACCAGCTCGGCAACCTCGTCTACGGCGCCAACGACGGCATCATCACCACCTTCGCGGTCATCGCGGGAGCTGTTGGAGCAGGATTCTCCCATTCGGTCATCATCGTCCTTGGTGTCGCCAACCTGGTAGCCGACGGGTTCTCGATGGCAGCATCCAAATATCTCTCGGTGAAATCCGAGCAATCGATCGATCAGGAAGGCAGCAAGAACCGCAGCGCACTGCGGGACAGTGTCGCCACCTTCGCTGCGTTCGCGCTTGCCGGCCTCCTGCCGCTCATCCCCTTCCTTGTCCCCGGTAGCATGCGTAACGAATTCGTGATATCCGCCGCCGCGACCGCGATCGCATTCTTTCTCGTAGGAGCGGCGCGATCGTTCGTCATCCGTAAAGGATTCCTTCTTGCCGGATTGGAGATGCTCATCGTCGGAGGCGCCGCAGCGAGCATCGCCTACGGTCTTGGCAAATGGGTCGAGACCCTGATCCGTTAG
- a CDS encoding disulfide bond formation protein B, whose product MELLPTLNYWQALGTLLLQIATIGLGAAFVLRRRNDFAARLVSWFTPKALWIAFALSLLASFMTLVYSEYLGIEPCPLCWWQRIFLYPQVILFGMAAWKRDTYIADYALILSVFGAGVALYQHALQMLPGSGLPCPATGASCAQRFLFEFGYITYPLMAFTLFAFLIVTALVVRARKA is encoded by the coding sequence ATGGAATTACTGCCGACACTCAATTATTGGCAGGCGCTCGGGACGCTTCTTCTCCAGATAGCAACGATCGGTCTGGGTGCCGCGTTTGTGCTGCGTCGCCGCAACGATTTCGCCGCCCGTCTTGTGTCGTGGTTCACTCCGAAGGCGCTCTGGATTGCTTTCGCGCTCTCGCTTCTCGCGTCATTCATGACGCTCGTGTATTCGGAGTATCTCGGTATCGAGCCGTGCCCGCTGTGCTGGTGGCAGCGCATTTTCCTCTATCCGCAGGTCATCCTTTTCGGTATGGCGGCGTGGAAACGCGATACCTACATCGCCGACTATGCTCTTATCCTCTCGGTATTCGGTGCCGGTGTGGCGCTCTATCAGCATGCACTCCAGATGCTGCCGGGAAGCGGACTTCCGTGTCCAGCCACCGGAGCAAGCTGCGCCCAGCGCTTCCTCTTCGAGTTCGGCTATATCACGTATCCCTTGATGGCGTTCACACTCTTCGCGTTTCTGATCGTAACTGCCCTCGTCGTCCGTGCTCGCAAAGCTTAG